The genomic region CACCCCCGGGTTGCCCACTCGTCGAAGACCCAACGGCTGTAGCGTCCTCATCAAACTGATCGGAATTCATCGGTTTCTCGTTCCCAGCAGCTCTGACAGAACCGTGATCGCCGTCACGATCATTCGTGGCTCGGCCATTGCTCATGACCGTTATCAGATGACATGGGAAGACGCCCAAATTATCGAGGTCGATTGCGCAGTCGAGAGAGCGCAAAGGAGGGTACCATGAGATACGTCCAACGCTTGGTCAACATTTCCGTCATCGGGACGGGGATCGTTCTGTTCGGTCTGCCGGTCGGTTACGCGCCGGCGCAACCGGCGGCTCCTCCGGCCGGTGCTGTTTCTGCGGTTCCCGATCCATCACGTTCGACCGTGAGCGGGACCATCGCCCAATACCTGATGAATCATCATGGGGACATCGACGGCCTCCTGCTCGAGGACGGCCTGCAAGTTCACGTACCTCCTCACATGGCAAAGGAATTGGCGGCCACCGTCAAACCCCATGATGCCGTGACGATCCAAGGGTACCGAAGCCCGGACGGCCCGGTCATCGCCTCCCCTGTCATTACCAATACCAAGACTGGCCGGTCGCTCACGGAACATGAACCGGGTCCGTTCGACCGGCCCATTCTTCCCCCGCACGTGAAGGACATGTTCCTGGCCGAGAAACACACGCATGGTATCGTGCAGACCCTGTTGTACGGGCCGCGCGGAGAGATCAACGGCGTCGTGTTGGATAACCATGCCATCGTCCACATCCCACCTCACGCGACCCAGCAGACGGCGAGCCTGCTCCAACCGGGGCATTCCATCGACGCCGTGGGATACGGGACCGAAAACCACTACGGATTGGCCATCGAGGCGACTGCCGTGGGAGCGACCGGATCCCCACTGACGCCCATCCCGCAGCCCGGCTCCGCCGAACTTCGCCGATAGCACCGGACGGTCCTTAACAAGGCGAGCCCGGTCATGGTCCGGGCCCGCGCCTAAAACGGATCGACTGAAGAGGGGCCGTATGCCGACGGAGAAGATCCGGCCGCCCAGCAGACAAAGTCTCCGCGCCCTCGACGCGCTGAACGTATTGCTCGCGGACGTGCGAGACGGCGTCGGACCGTACCTTGCGATCTACCTGCTCACCGCGCAGCAATGGGACCCGGCGAGCGTCGGTGTCGCTATGTCGGCCATGGGGATTTCGTCCGTGCTGGCCCAGACTCCCTGCGGTATGCTGATCGACGCACTCAAACAGAAACGGCTCTTGATTGCACTAGCCGCGCTGTTCGTCGGCGCCGGCTGCGCGGCATTAACCCGTGTCTCGACATTCGACTTCGTCATCGCGGTACAGGCGCTCAATGGAGTCGCTGCCGCCATCTTCCCTCCGGCGGTGGCCGCGATTACGTTGGGGCTCGTCGGCCCAAAGAGGTTCGCCGTCCGCACGGGGCGCAACGAGGCCTTCAACCACGCCGGCAATGTCGGAGCGGCGGCGCTGGCCGGAGCGGCGGGGCATTTTCTCGGTCTACAGTGGATTTTCTTCCTCGTCTCGGGAATCGCCGTCGCGAGCGTCATTTCCGTCTGGTTCATACGAGAGGAGGATATCGACCACGACCTGGCGCGAGGAGCAGTTCCCCATGTCTCTCCGGAACAAGGAGACGGACAAGCGGGGCTTTTCTCCGGATTCCGGGCACTACTCCATAACCGTATTCTGCTGATTTTTGCGCTCAGTACCACCCTCTTCCATTTCGCCAATGCGGCAATGTTGCCCTTGGCAGGGCAACTGCTGTCCCGCCATGACGAAGCCGGTGCGCCCCTGTACATGACCGCCTGCATCATCGCCGCCCAGATCGTCATGATTCCTGTCGCCGCCGCAGCGGGAATTCTAGCGGAGCGTTGGGGCCGCAAACCGGTTCTATGTATCGGCTTCGCCGCCCTGCCGATCCGTGGATTCCTGTATACGCTCAGCGATGATTCATGGTTTATCGTCGTGGTCCAATTGCTGGATGGAATTGGCGCGGGAGTATTGGGCGTGTTATGGGTCACCGTCGTCGCCGATCTGACCCAGGGATCGGGCAACTACAACCTCGCCCTCGGCGCCATTGCCACCGCACAAGGTATCGGAGCGGCGTTCAGCCATCTCACTGCGGGATATGTCGTCAACGGATGGGGATATCAGACTGGATTTGTAGTCTTGGCCGTCATTGCGGGCTT from Nitrospira japonica harbors:
- a CDS encoding MFS transporter, which encodes MPTEKIRPPSRQSLRALDALNVLLADVRDGVGPYLAIYLLTAQQWDPASVGVAMSAMGISSVLAQTPCGMLIDALKQKRLLIALAALFVGAGCAALTRVSTFDFVIAVQALNGVAAAIFPPAVAAITLGLVGPKRFAVRTGRNEAFNHAGNVGAAALAGAAGHFLGLQWIFFLVSGIAVASVISVWFIREEDIDHDLARGAVPHVSPEQGDGQAGLFSGFRALLHNRILLIFALSTTLFHFANAAMLPLAGQLLSRHDEAGAPLYMTACIIAAQIVMIPVAAAAGILAERWGRKPVLCIGFAALPIRGFLYTLSDDSWFIVVVQLLDGIGAGVLGVLWVTVVADLTQGSGNYNLALGAIATAQGIGAAFSHLTAGYVVNGWGYQTGFVVLAVIAGFALALLLRAMPETGWSHEMEDTRLAEA